A genome region from Methanofastidiosum sp. includes the following:
- a CDS encoding flavodoxin family protein, whose amino-acid sequence MLLKKKILAIDGSPRKNGNTDYLLDCFIKSAKNRKIGLKILYLRDLDIHPCTGCEKCRKDKICTNFFDDMVDIYPLIYESVGVIIGTPTHNYNVPALMKSFIDRLYCFYDFTDDRPRRYSSRLANQGRQAIIFGIGEQETMGEFGFTLEALEMPLKALGYNTMFKLPVLGIFDKGAIKNKKDVVSKAEKAGLEMVKYIENISFSK is encoded by the coding sequence ATGTTGTTAAAAAAGAAGATCCTGGCCATTGACGGTAGCCCAAGAAAGAATGGAAATACAGACTATCTTTTAGATTGTTTTATAAAATCTGCTAAGAACAGAAAAATTGGCCTCAAAATTCTATACTTGAGAGACTTAGATATACATCCATGCACTGGATGTGAAAAGTGTAGAAAAGATAAGATATGTACAAATTTTTTTGATGATATGGTGGATATATACCCACTAATTTATGAGTCTGTGGGTGTGATAATTGGCACCCCCACTCACAACTATAATGTCCCTGCATTGATGAAATCATTCATAGACAGGCTATATTGCTTTTATGACTTTACCGATGACAGACCAAGGCGGTATTCAAGCAGATTGGCCAATCAAGGTAGACAGGCAATTATATTTGGAATTGGTGAGCAAGAAACTATGGGAGAATTTGGTTTTACTCTTGAAGCACTTGAAATGCCTCTAAAAGCGCTGGGTTACAATACAATGTTTAAATTACCTGTGCTGGGTATTTTTGATAAAGGTGCTATTAAAAATAAAAAAGATGTAGTGTCAAAGGCAGAAAAAGCAGGGCTGGAAATGGTTAAATACATTGAAAATATTAGTTTCTCAAAATGA
- a CDS encoding MFS transporter, producing the protein MLSKNPKKLLILLGSIAFLVQGDNYAAAPLLVSIAKDLNLSIPSAALSVSSYMIPFGIFTLIFGPLADRFGKAKILNLAAFCTAIFSMLCAIAFDLTSLCILRGINGAFAAAVLPVAVSLVGDSFEDSKRQNALGAVIGMMFFGGAVSPGIGGLVSYYGSWRLLYLIYGIAELIVAIIMIKSLERNPGVITSLNFIEVYKKSFNNKNLIKVVSILFFLGFSVFGSFMFSGKFIQDKLGYNILFVGAILSLFGLATAIGGRRAGTLKQMLGNNLLIYAGVLGGVSWCSMILWNNPFLISLSLIGFGFAFILLQSTIIQTAQQLMPKQRGTVMSLASFNMFIGGGIGTFVNGKILSLFGFVPIFMISSIIIFVVGLIISSYLNKAK; encoded by the coding sequence ATGCTTTCAAAAAATCCAAAAAAACTACTCATACTCTTAGGCAGTATTGCTTTTTTAGTGCAAGGAGACAATTACGCTGCCGCTCCATTGCTCGTTAGCATAGCAAAAGACCTAAATCTCTCAATTCCCTCGGCGGCACTATCTGTTTCATCATATATGATCCCATTTGGAATTTTTACATTGATTTTTGGTCCTTTGGCAGATAGATTCGGAAAGGCAAAGATCCTTAATCTTGCAGCTTTCTGTACTGCTATTTTTAGTATGCTTTGTGCAATTGCGTTTGACTTGACATCACTTTGTATACTTAGAGGAATTAATGGTGCTTTTGCCGCGGCTGTTTTACCAGTTGCAGTTTCTCTTGTAGGGGATAGCTTTGAGGACTCAAAAAGACAGAACGCATTAGGCGCTGTAATTGGAATGATGTTCTTTGGAGGGGCTGTGTCACCAGGTATAGGGGGATTAGTTTCATATTATGGATCATGGAGACTCTTATACCTAATATACGGAATTGCAGAACTTATTGTTGCTATAATAATGATAAAGAGTCTCGAAAGAAATCCAGGAGTTATTACAAGTCTTAATTTTATAGAGGTATATAAAAAATCCTTTAATAATAAAAATTTAATAAAGGTTGTTAGCATACTATTCTTTTTAGGCTTTTCAGTTTTTGGGAGTTTTATGTTCTCTGGAAAATTTATCCAGGATAAATTGGGATATAATATTCTATTTGTAGGCGCTATATTATCCTTATTTGGATTGGCTACAGCTATTGGTGGTAGAAGGGCAGGTACTTTAAAGCAGATGTTAGGTAACAATCTGCTAATTTATGCGGGAGTCCTTGGTGGGGTTTCATGGTGTAGTATGATTTTATGGAACAATCCATTTCTTATCTCACTATCTTTGATTGGATTCGGATTTGCATTTATCCTCCTCCAATCTACAATAATTCAAACTGCCCAACAATTAATGCCTAAACAGAGGGGTACTGTGATGTCACTTGCATCTTTCAATATGTTCATAGGCGGGGGCATTGGAACATTCGTAAATGGTAAAATTCTAAGCTTATTCGGATTTGTACCAATATTCATGATTTCTTCAATAATAATTTTTGTAGTAGGATTGATTATAAGTTCTTATTTAAACAAAGCAAAATAA
- a CDS encoding NFYB/HAP3 family transcription factor subunit has product MEEEINNDETSEDSQKFPLPMGTIVRIMRTHLDSDKMISRKVKEEMNLFLGKMLEDVSTKLNESPYVTIDEVMFREAIRPYENMKSVELEKKRIIKTLEKIKADCDVLIEEVNRTFRL; this is encoded by the coding sequence ATGGAAGAAGAAATTAACAACGATGAAACAAGTGAAGACAGTCAAAAATTTCCTTTGCCAATGGGTACCATTGTCAGAATCATGAGGACTCATCTCGATAGCGACAAGATGATTTCAAGGAAGGTCAAGGAAGAGATGAATCTATTTTTAGGTAAGATGCTTGAGGATGTCTCTACTAAATTAAATGAAAGCCCTTACGTCACAATTGATGAAGTGATGTTTAGAGAAGCTATAAGGCCTTATGAAAACATGAAATCAGTTGAACTTGAAAAAAAGAGAATAATAAAGACTCTCGAGAAGATCAAAGCCGACTGTGATGTTTTGATAGAAGAAGTTAACAGGACTTTTAGATTATAG
- a CDS encoding heparan-alpha-glucosaminide N-acetyltransferase: MENSSKRFWEIDVLRGIAIIMMVLYHLSYDLYFLGDFPIKIYSLSWTLFQRTTASLFLLLVGISLTISYSKLKSKYQRKEIFIRNLKRGIKIFLWGAIITIFTFVFLSNGVILFGILHLIGVSIIISFPLLDYKYKNLALGIIVILIGVYLGNFRFDTTYLLWLGFEPEYFFSFDYFPILPWYGVVLIGIFVGNLAYPESKRRFSMLDFSGNIVSRGLSYLGKHSLKIYLIHQPLIILLLYALGFANLSII, from the coding sequence ATGGAGAATTCCTCTAAGAGATTTTGGGAGATTGATGTCTTGAGAGGAATAGCAATAATAATGATGGTTTTATATCATTTAAGTTACGACCTTTATTTTCTAGGTGATTTTCCAATAAAAATATATTCTCTCTCTTGGACTCTTTTCCAAAGAACGACTGCTTCCTTGTTCTTACTGCTCGTTGGCATATCGTTAACAATTAGTTATTCAAAGCTCAAATCAAAATACCAAAGAAAAGAGATTTTCATTAGAAATCTAAAAAGGGGCATTAAAATATTTCTTTGGGGTGCAATTATAACAATCTTTACTTTTGTTTTTTTGAGTAACGGGGTTATTCTCTTTGGCATACTCCACTTAATTGGAGTTTCTATAATAATATCATTTCCCTTACTAGACTACAAATACAAAAATCTTGCATTGGGGATAATAGTGATATTAATTGGAGTATACCTGGGTAATTTCAGATTTGATACAACTTATCTCTTGTGGTTAGGGTTTGAGCCAGAATACTTTTTCTCTTTTGATTACTTCCCAATACTGCCTTGGTATGGTGTTGTCCTGATTGGTATTTTTGTAGGTAATTTGGCCTACCCAGAATCTAAGAGAAGATTTAGCATGCTTGATTTTTCAGGCAATATAGTTTCTAGAGGTTTATCATACTTAGGAAAACATTCGCTGAAAATTTACCTAATTCACCAGCCACTAATAATCCTGTTATTATACGCTCTAGGATTTGCAAATTTATCTATTATTTGA
- a CDS encoding MBL fold metallo-hydrolase, whose product MENKFNIIKVGVTNCYLLKSNSCNVLIDTGYKGKTQLILDFLENNKILPKSIGLIILTHAHYDHIGNASELKKITGAKILLHKDDLTLLDLGVTDSLSTKPLNVWGKILLSKVASIDTSFNHPKPDIIIDSDFDLSNYGINGRIIHTPGHSNGSISVILGSGNAFIGDLAMNGLPLRIGAGEPIFGEDIKEIYQSWIKLVENNANTLYPGHGAPFNIKVIKRILSRKGYI is encoded by the coding sequence GTGGAAAATAAGTTTAATATTATAAAAGTTGGGGTAACAAATTGCTATCTTTTGAAATCCAACTCGTGTAATGTTCTAATTGATACCGGTTACAAGGGCAAAACTCAACTTATTTTGGATTTTCTTGAGAATAATAAGATACTTCCCAAAAGCATCGGGCTTATTATTTTGACGCATGCACACTATGATCATATTGGAAATGCATCTGAATTAAAAAAAATTACAGGGGCCAAAATACTTCTTCATAAGGATGATCTGACTCTTTTAGATTTAGGGGTAACAGATTCATTGAGCACAAAACCTCTAAACGTTTGGGGTAAAATTCTATTAAGTAAAGTTGCATCTATTGATACGAGCTTTAATCATCCAAAGCCAGATATTATTATTGATTCTGATTTTGACCTTAGCAATTATGGTATCAACGGTAGGATTATCCACACTCCTGGCCATTCAAATGGCTCAATATCTGTTATACTGGGCTCAGGCAATGCTTTCATAGGGGACCTTGCAATGAACGGGCTTCCCCTTAGAATAGGTGCAGGGGAACCAATATTTGGGGAGGACATAAAAGAGATATATCAAAGCTGGATAAAACTTGTTGAAAATAATGCCAACACATTATACCCGGGGCATGGGGCACCATTCAATATTAAAGTAATAAAAAGAATACTCTCCAGAAAAGGGTATATTTGA